CTGGCTGACCCGCGCCCTGCGCGCCGGCGGCGTCGCCGCCGACGGCATCGACGCGATCGGCGAGCTCATCGACGCCGCGCGCCGCGCCGATCCCGACGCGCCGCCGCAGCGCTACGCCCGGCTCAGCTACGAAGACATCGCCGCCGGTGCATCGAACGCGCGCTACGACCTGATCGTGTGCAACTTCTCCCTGCTCGGCGGCGCCACGGTCGACGCACTGCTGAGCGCACTGCCGGCGCTGC
This sequence is a window from Salifodinibacter halophilus. Protein-coding genes within it:
- a CDS encoding class I SAM-dependent methyltransferase, which encodes WLTRALRAGGVAADGIDAIGELIDAARRADPDAPPQRYARLSYEDIAAGASNARYDLIVCNFSLLGGATVDALLSALPAL